From one Solanum lycopersicum chromosome 12, SLM_r2.1 genomic stretch:
- the LOC138340336 gene encoding uncharacterized protein → MDIIKIRGFPLSPTEEAAILFTEFPYNSIFTLNQLRDAFLARYYPVSKKLNHKDRVNNFVALLRESVSSSWDRFTSFLRSVPNHCINDESLKEYFYLEQDDNNKEGLDTIAGGSYGECPYVEIAEQLEKISRNNKAWTIRKLDTGRNNFIVQSAHNSITDDLREEMAQIRTEFGIVLKHVVGGAKKTGGIQPNAQGSDQDNWRHGQGTKVGTIVIITARVIMSEMGITTATKTTTWVTIVREMIGVDPIFHLKIVKLFLGMVDVDMMPNMMRRFDASDEHTKKLMNDLAGIGKKVDTHAISIKNHELQIAQLSATLPGTLPSNTVQNQKHDGHCMIITTRGGKQIIDPPNPSGVEKVKRDDNTVVEVSGELQYKVVKDVEVPQKVTPMPRPPPAFPRRLVKKTEDVRLVEALEQMPGYAKFMKDLVTKKRSVTFEDDDRMQHCSAIVTRFLE, encoded by the exons ATGGATATAATCAAGATAAGAGGTTTTCCTCTATCACCGACAGAAGAGGCAGCTATCTTGTTTACTGAGTTCCCCtataactcaatcttcactttgAATCAACTGAGGGATgctttcttagcacgctactacccagtgtctaagaaactaaaccacaaagatagagtgaacaactttgtggcactactgAGAGAGTCAGTtagcagttcttgggataggttcacttcattcttgcgaagtgttccaaatcactgCATAAATGATGAGTCTCTGAAAGAGTATTTCTATCTGGaacaagatgataataacaaaGAGGGGTTGGATACAATAgcaggtggttcttatggggagtgtccttatgtcGAGATTGCTGAACAGTtggagaaaatctcccgaaataataaagcttggactATTAGAAAGTTAGATACTGGAAGAAACAACTTCATAGTCCAATCCGCACACAACTCAATCACAGATGATCTCCGTGAGGAGATGGCTCAAATAAGAACTGAGTTTGGAATAGTGTTGAAACATGTTGTTGGGGGTGCAAAAAAG ACGGGGGGTATCCAACCCAATGCCCAAGGCTCCGATCAGGATAACTGGCGCCATGGTCaaggaaccaaggtcggaactattgTAATTATAACCGCAAGGGttattatgtccgagatgggaATTACCACCGCGACAAAAACTACAACCTGGGTAACTATAGTAAGAGAAATGATAGGAGTGGACCCCATATTccacctcaaaatcgtgaagttgttcctagggatggtggatgTAGATATGATGCCAaatatgatgaggaggttcgatgctagtgatgagcacactaaaaagttaatgaatgacTTAGCAGGTATAGGGaagaaagttgatacacatgcaatctcGATTAAGAATCATGAGTTGCAAATAGCCCAATTGTCCGCAACTttaccgggcactcttcctagcaacactgtccaaaatcaaaAACATGATGGGCATTGTATGataatcactactcggggtggtaaacAAATTATTGATCCACCTAATCCGTCTGGTGTAGAAAAGGTGAAAAGAGATGATAATACAGTGGTggaggttagtggtgagttaCAATATAAAGTAGTAAAAGATGTTGAGGTGCCCCAAAAGGTTacccccatgcctagaccaccacctgCTTTCCCACGAAGGCTAGtaaaaaagaccgaggatg TCCgtttggtagaagctcttgaacaaatgcccggttatgccaagtttatgaaagatttggttacgaagaaaagatcagtcacttttgaggatgatgatagaatgcaacactGTAGTGCCATTGTTACAAGATTTCTagaataa